A genomic region of Balaenoptera ricei isolate mBalRic1 chromosome 21, mBalRic1.hap2, whole genome shotgun sequence contains the following coding sequences:
- the POMK gene encoding protein O-mannose kinase isoform X1 codes for MWARNLDEDGARRSHGDEAPGGQEGAPAQGRAPGGGTAAVHGPHERPPLPLPRPALHLAPALHGGPHALSPRPLQDGADEQLLPVAVLRAAEDRSEADEACRGRSREEKEEARGTQPTRSHLVQWSPDLDPVFSSATFCLPFGDSSRRSVVFLSEWKERKVALSRLTRLEVRDDFLHGLRMLKSLQSEHVVTLLGYCEDDNSILTEYHPLGSLSSLEATLNLSKYRSTNTWQHRLQLALGYVAIIDFLHRSPLGTLVMCDSSDLPKTLSQYLLTANFSIVLNDLDALPLVNRSTGALVKCGHRELRGDFVAPEQLWPYGEDMPFHDDLMPAYDEKIDIWKIPDVSNFLLGHVEGSDMVRFHLFDIHKACKSQTPAERPTAQDVLDTYQKVLNLLRDTATSQTREML; via the exons ATGTGGGCCCGGAATCTCGATGAGGACG GAGCTCGCAGAAGCCATGGAGACGAggccccaggagggcaggaaggggCCCCCGCCCAGGGACGTGCCCCCGGTGGTGGGACTGCTGCTGTCCATGGCCCTCATGAACGCCCTCCTCTACCTCTGCCTCGACCGGCTCTTCATCTCGCCCCGGCGCTCCACGGAGGACCCCACGCGCTGTCCCCACGGCCACTTCAGGATGGGGCCGATGAGCAACTGCTCCCCGTGGCTGTCCTGCGAGCAGCTGAGGACAGAAGTGAGGCAGATGAAGCGTGTCGGGGAAGGAGCCGTGAAGAGA AAGAGGAAGCCAGAGGGACACAGCCTACGAGGAGCCACCTGGTGCAGTGGAGTCCTGACCTGGATcctgttttctcttctgcaaCCTTCTGCCTTCCCTTTGGGGACTCGAGCAGAAGATCAGtg GTGTTTCTGTCCGAGTGGAAGGAACGCAAGGTGGCTCTGTCGCGGCTCACCAGGCTGGAGGTAAGAGACGACTTCCTGCATGGACTGCGGATGCTGAAGTCGTTGCAGAGTGAGCACGTGGTCACGCTGCTGGGCTACTGTGAGGATGACAATAGCATCCTCACCGAGTACCACCCCTTAGGCTCCCTGAGCAGCCTGGAGGCGACGCTGAACCTCTCCAAGTACCGGAGCACGAACACGTGGCAGCACAGGCTGCAGCTGGCCCTGGGCTACGTGGCCATCATCGACTTCCTGCACCGCAGCCCCCTGGGCACGCTGGTCATGTGCGACTCCAGCGACCTGCCCAAGACGCTGTCCCAGTACCTGCTGACCGCCAACTTCAGCATCGTGCTCAACGACCTGGACGCCCTGCCCCTGGTGAACCGCAGCACCGGGGCCCTGGTGAAGTGCGGCCACCGGGAGCTTCGCGGGGACTTCGTGGCCCCAGAGCAGCTGTGGCCCTACGGAGAGGACATGCCTTTTCACGACGACCTCATGCCCGCGTATGACGAGAAGATCGACATCTGGAAGATTCCAGATGTCTCCAATTTCCTTCTGGGGCACGTAGAAGGGAGCGACATGGTCCGATTCCACTTGTTTGATATTCACAAGGCGTGTAAGAGCCAGACGCCTGCAGAGAGACCCACCGCTCAGGACGTCCTGGACACTTACCAGAAGGTTTTGAATCTACTCAGAGACACCGCGACGTCTCAGACAAGAGAGATGCTGTAA
- the POMK gene encoding protein O-mannose kinase isoform X4, whose product MWARNLDEDGARRSHGDEAPGGQEGAPAQGRAPGGGTAAVHGPHERPPLPLPRPALHLAPALHGGPHALSPRPLQDGADEQLLPVAVLRAAEDRSEADEACRGRSREESVSVRVEGTQGGSVAAHQAGGSLSSLEATLNLSKYRSTNTWQHRLQLALGYVAIIDFLHRSPLGTLVMCDSSDLPKTLSQYLLTANFSIVLNDLDALPLVNRSTGALVKCGHRELRGDFVAPEQLWPYGEDMPFHDDLMPAYDEKIDIWKIPDVSNFLLGHVEGSDMVRFHLFDIHKACKSQTPAERPTAQDVLDTYQKVLNLLRDTATSQTREML is encoded by the exons ATGTGGGCCCGGAATCTCGATGAGGACG GAGCTCGCAGAAGCCATGGAGACGAggccccaggagggcaggaaggggCCCCCGCCCAGGGACGTGCCCCCGGTGGTGGGACTGCTGCTGTCCATGGCCCTCATGAACGCCCTCCTCTACCTCTGCCTCGACCGGCTCTTCATCTCGCCCCGGCGCTCCACGGAGGACCCCACGCGCTGTCCCCACGGCCACTTCAGGATGGGGCCGATGAGCAACTGCTCCCCGTGGCTGTCCTGCGAGCAGCTGAGGACAGAAGTGAGGCAGATGAAGCGTGTCGGGGAAGGAGCCGTGAAGAGA GTGTTTCTGTCCGAGTGGAAGGAACGCAAGGTGGCTCTGTCGCGGCTCACCAGGCTGGAG GCTCCCTGAGCAGCCTGGAGGCGACGCTGAACCTCTCCAAGTACCGGAGCACGAACACGTGGCAGCACAGGCTGCAGCTGGCCCTGGGCTACGTGGCCATCATCGACTTCCTGCACCGCAGCCCCCTGGGCACGCTGGTCATGTGCGACTCCAGCGACCTGCCCAAGACGCTGTCCCAGTACCTGCTGACCGCCAACTTCAGCATCGTGCTCAACGACCTGGACGCCCTGCCCCTGGTGAACCGCAGCACCGGGGCCCTGGTGAAGTGCGGCCACCGGGAGCTTCGCGGGGACTTCGTGGCCCCAGAGCAGCTGTGGCCCTACGGAGAGGACATGCCTTTTCACGACGACCTCATGCCCGCGTATGACGAGAAGATCGACATCTGGAAGATTCCAGATGTCTCCAATTTCCTTCTGGGGCACGTAGAAGGGAGCGACATGGTCCGATTCCACTTGTTTGATATTCACAAGGCGTGTAAGAGCCAGACGCCTGCAGAGAGACCCACCGCTCAGGACGTCCTGGACACTTACCAGAAGGTTTTGAATCTACTCAGAGACACCGCGACGTCTCAGACAAGAGAGATGCTGTAA
- the POMK gene encoding protein O-mannose kinase isoform X2, translating to MSTGVLEDARRERWRERCGPGISMRTELAEAMETRPQEGRKGPPPRDVPPVVGLLLSMALMNALLYLCLDRLFISPRRSTEDPTRCPHGHFRMGPMSNCSPWLSCEQLRTEVRQMKRVGEGAVKRVFLSEWKERKVALSRLTRLEVRDDFLHGLRMLKSLQSEHVVTLLGYCEDDNSILTEYHPLGSLSSLEATLNLSKYRSTNTWQHRLQLALGYVAIIDFLHRSPLGTLVMCDSSDLPKTLSQYLLTANFSIVLNDLDALPLVNRSTGALVKCGHRELRGDFVAPEQLWPYGEDMPFHDDLMPAYDEKIDIWKIPDVSNFLLGHVEGSDMVRFHLFDIHKACKSQTPAERPTAQDVLDTYQKVLNLLRDTATSQTREML from the exons ATGTCCACAGGAGTCCTGGAAGATGCCCGGAGGGAGAGGTGGAGAGAAAGATGTGGGCCCGGAATCTCGATGAGGACG GAGCTCGCAGAAGCCATGGAGACGAggccccaggagggcaggaaggggCCCCCGCCCAGGGACGTGCCCCCGGTGGTGGGACTGCTGCTGTCCATGGCCCTCATGAACGCCCTCCTCTACCTCTGCCTCGACCGGCTCTTCATCTCGCCCCGGCGCTCCACGGAGGACCCCACGCGCTGTCCCCACGGCCACTTCAGGATGGGGCCGATGAGCAACTGCTCCCCGTGGCTGTCCTGCGAGCAGCTGAGGACAGAAGTGAGGCAGATGAAGCGTGTCGGGGAAGGAGCCGTGAAGAGA GTGTTTCTGTCCGAGTGGAAGGAACGCAAGGTGGCTCTGTCGCGGCTCACCAGGCTGGAGGTAAGAGACGACTTCCTGCATGGACTGCGGATGCTGAAGTCGTTGCAGAGTGAGCACGTGGTCACGCTGCTGGGCTACTGTGAGGATGACAATAGCATCCTCACCGAGTACCACCCCTTAGGCTCCCTGAGCAGCCTGGAGGCGACGCTGAACCTCTCCAAGTACCGGAGCACGAACACGTGGCAGCACAGGCTGCAGCTGGCCCTGGGCTACGTGGCCATCATCGACTTCCTGCACCGCAGCCCCCTGGGCACGCTGGTCATGTGCGACTCCAGCGACCTGCCCAAGACGCTGTCCCAGTACCTGCTGACCGCCAACTTCAGCATCGTGCTCAACGACCTGGACGCCCTGCCCCTGGTGAACCGCAGCACCGGGGCCCTGGTGAAGTGCGGCCACCGGGAGCTTCGCGGGGACTTCGTGGCCCCAGAGCAGCTGTGGCCCTACGGAGAGGACATGCCTTTTCACGACGACCTCATGCCCGCGTATGACGAGAAGATCGACATCTGGAAGATTCCAGATGTCTCCAATTTCCTTCTGGGGCACGTAGAAGGGAGCGACATGGTCCGATTCCACTTGTTTGATATTCACAAGGCGTGTAAGAGCCAGACGCCTGCAGAGAGACCCACCGCTCAGGACGTCCTGGACACTTACCAGAAGGTTTTGAATCTACTCAGAGACACCGCGACGTCTCAGACAAGAGAGATGCTGTAA
- the POMK gene encoding protein O-mannose kinase isoform X3, with protein METRPQEGRKGPPPRDVPPVVGLLLSMALMNALLYLCLDRLFISPRRSTEDPTRCPHGHFRMGPMSNCSPWLSCEQLRTEVRQMKRVGEGAVKRVFLSEWKERKVALSRLTRLEVRDDFLHGLRMLKSLQSEHVVTLLGYCEDDNSILTEYHPLGSLSSLEATLNLSKYRSTNTWQHRLQLALGYVAIIDFLHRSPLGTLVMCDSSDLPKTLSQYLLTANFSIVLNDLDALPLVNRSTGALVKCGHRELRGDFVAPEQLWPYGEDMPFHDDLMPAYDEKIDIWKIPDVSNFLLGHVEGSDMVRFHLFDIHKACKSQTPAERPTAQDVLDTYQKVLNLLRDTATSQTREML; from the exons ATGGAGACGAggccccaggagggcaggaaggggCCCCCGCCCAGGGACGTGCCCCCGGTGGTGGGACTGCTGCTGTCCATGGCCCTCATGAACGCCCTCCTCTACCTCTGCCTCGACCGGCTCTTCATCTCGCCCCGGCGCTCCACGGAGGACCCCACGCGCTGTCCCCACGGCCACTTCAGGATGGGGCCGATGAGCAACTGCTCCCCGTGGCTGTCCTGCGAGCAGCTGAGGACAGAAGTGAGGCAGATGAAGCGTGTCGGGGAAGGAGCCGTGAAGAGA GTGTTTCTGTCCGAGTGGAAGGAACGCAAGGTGGCTCTGTCGCGGCTCACCAGGCTGGAGGTAAGAGACGACTTCCTGCATGGACTGCGGATGCTGAAGTCGTTGCAGAGTGAGCACGTGGTCACGCTGCTGGGCTACTGTGAGGATGACAATAGCATCCTCACCGAGTACCACCCCTTAGGCTCCCTGAGCAGCCTGGAGGCGACGCTGAACCTCTCCAAGTACCGGAGCACGAACACGTGGCAGCACAGGCTGCAGCTGGCCCTGGGCTACGTGGCCATCATCGACTTCCTGCACCGCAGCCCCCTGGGCACGCTGGTCATGTGCGACTCCAGCGACCTGCCCAAGACGCTGTCCCAGTACCTGCTGACCGCCAACTTCAGCATCGTGCTCAACGACCTGGACGCCCTGCCCCTGGTGAACCGCAGCACCGGGGCCCTGGTGAAGTGCGGCCACCGGGAGCTTCGCGGGGACTTCGTGGCCCCAGAGCAGCTGTGGCCCTACGGAGAGGACATGCCTTTTCACGACGACCTCATGCCCGCGTATGACGAGAAGATCGACATCTGGAAGATTCCAGATGTCTCCAATTTCCTTCTGGGGCACGTAGAAGGGAGCGACATGGTCCGATTCCACTTGTTTGATATTCACAAGGCGTGTAAGAGCCAGACGCCTGCAGAGAGACCCACCGCTCAGGACGTCCTGGACACTTACCAGAAGGTTTTGAATCTACTCAGAGACACCGCGACGTCTCAGACAAGAGAGATGCTGTAA